The genomic DNA GATTACCATTTTCGTCATATCCATACGTGAACGTTGTAATCAAATCATCGTCTGCTTCATAGCGTGATTCCGTTTCGACGCGATTCACCTCATCATATTCATATTCTCGATACGCGCCCGATGGCATTGTGAGCAAGACAAGATTGTTCGCCGCATCAAACGCATAGGTGGTCGTATCGTTCGGCGTCTCTTTGCTCACCAGCCGATTGGCATCGTCGTATTCAAACGTCGTCACCAAACTCTGTGGCTGCGTCGTCGTCAACACGTTCCCTACATTGTCGTATTCATATTCAGTCGTTTCATTCAATTCATTGGTCTGCGTTTCTAGCCGATTCACGTCGTCATAGGTGAAAGTCGTCGTTTCGTCATTCTCGTTCGTAAAAGCAAGTTTATTTCCCACTGCATCGTAGGTGAAGGTTTGCGTCGTAGTCGCAGGCAGCGTGATGGTGACAACACGATTTACCTCGTCGTATTCAAACTCTGTCGTGTTGCTCGCCGCATCGGTCATGCTCGTGCGATTGCCCACCGCGTCATGTTAGCATGATGGCAGTCGGGCGGGACGCTGCTTGACTTGCGGTCAGGCGCAACCGGGCGCATACTCTCTCGCGTTGAGGAGTGAGGACGTGTGCGTCGGGGGCGCGGCGTCAGGGACAATCGGCTATGCTTATGGGATGGTTCGTCCAAGCCCGCCGTCGTGTTTGATTGTCTCACTCGCATCCGCTCAACTGTGGGGTTCGGCGCAAGGTGTCCGAACGAACGCGTATCTGTGTGTGAAGTCTTGAACCCTAAAACGGTTGCGCCCGACCGCCCAAGCCCGGCGTGGCTTGGAACGACGAGGAGGTTGACATGGCTGACGAACGCAAAGCGCTGCGTTACATCGGACTCGATGTCCACAAACATTATCTCATCGCCATCGGTGTGAACGCGGCGAAAGAACAAATCTACGGACCCGTGCGCGTGGACTTGCAAAAACTGGACGGCTGGGCGAAAAAAACGCTGCTGCCCACCGATGCGCTGGTGTTGGAAATGACCACTAACACCTGGCAAGTGTATGACGAACTCTTGCCGTCCGCACACTCGGTAACGGTAGTCCATCCGCCACACGTGGCGCTCATCACGCGTGCCCAAGTGATGACGGATAATCTTGCGGCGCTGAAACTGGCGCGGTTGCATGCAGCAGGGATGATTCCGGCGCTGTGGGTGCCGCCGCCGGCAGTGCGCGAGTTGCGCGCGTTGTTGGCACATCGGCGGTTGCAAGTGCGCTTGGCGACGCAGGCGAAAAATCGCTTACATGCGGTGTTGCATCGCTATCATCTGGCGCCACCGCAAGGGGACTTGTTTGCGCCA from Nitrospira sp. includes the following:
- a CDS encoding IS110 family transposase — its product is MADERKALRYIGLDVHKHYLIAIGVNAAKEQIYGPVRVDLQKLDGWAKKTLLPTDALVLEMTTNTWQVYDELLPSAHSVTVVHPPHVALITRAQVMTDNLAALKLARLHAAGMIPALWVPPPAVRELRALLAHRRLQVRLATQAKNRLHAVLHRYHLAPPQGDLFAPAQRAWWQRLNVSVVERTRIASDLATLDFANAQKRTLEETLTTLAAQDERMPLLLQLVGFSLINSLTVLAAIGDITRFVHAAQLVGYAGLGARVHDSGMTTRTGKITKAGRRELRAALVEAAQVAVLHHPHWRAELARLEPRLGRNKAIVAIA